A stretch of Lathyrus oleraceus cultivar Zhongwan6 chromosome 6, CAAS_Psat_ZW6_1.0, whole genome shotgun sequence DNA encodes these proteins:
- the LOC127098453 gene encoding protein RNA-directed DNA methylation 3 isoform X2, translating into MTNKGKANGKGKAPAGKDSDGKRKRGYDDDKTGGLKRKNRGVVQFFDEEAADIDDSEESDYSDLSDDSYEDEFETLSTRNVSDKGQSSFPFSPKQELVDEVEYDRMVEERVGSRFYTFAGDDEFEDKPMDQSSLHHALKESVPTIWKVKCTVGRERLSAICLMQKFVHLKSLDTKLQIISAFAVDHMKGYVYIEAERQCDINEACKGITGIYATRVQPVPRNEVFHLFSFKIKKPEISEGMWGRVKAGNYKGDLAQVVAVNNTRKKVTVKLIPRVDLQALAAKFGGGCRQKNSVPAPRLISSSELEEFRPLIQIRRDQDTGKVFQVLDGLLLKDGYVYKKVPPDSLSFWGVVPTEEEQLKFGSSENNESNDMEWLSNIYGDTKKKRVITADKGDGKGEGSSGSGKDFELFALVCFRKKDFGVIISTDKDGTYKILREGSEGPAAVTVERNEIKSALCDLKLSAQDLHNKTIIVNDNIKVLEGPSQGKQGVVRHIYRGIVFVYDGNEEENGGYFTAKAIMCEKVKLAVGDFSGTGKDGEPGPLVFDDQPSSPRSPLSPKKPWQTRESDRQFNRGDSDSLFAIGQTLRIRIGPLKGYLCRVTGIRRSDVTVKLDSQQKFLTVKSEHLSVVQGKSTAVSTSDDPDSSSLKPFDLLGGAEGGSGGWMNSNAGTSTGGGGWNAGETSTGGGGWNAGQTSTGGGGWNSGQTSTGGGGWNAGETSAERSAWSNPSAPSSVPGSTSDPPSSHGNTEDNGWGTKNTSTPKPSWGAAENTRVTSEPDQSGGWGKGGGSSGQAELNDDQNTAWGTTSTSTPKPSWGAAVNTGTTSEPDQSGGWGKGGGSSGQAELNDNQNTSWGTKSTSTPKPSWGAPVNTGTTSEPDQSGGWGKGGGSSGQAELNDNQNTSWGTKSSSTPKPSWGAAVNTGTTSEPDQSGGWGKSGGSSGQAVLNDNQNTSWGTKSTSTPKPSWGAAVNTGTTSEPDQSGGWGKGGGNSGQEELNDNQNTSWGTKSTSTPKPSWGAAVNTGTTSEPDQSGGWGKKSEWSSGNSGSQASDVNKSKWNSGNSDPQSQDSNWGKKSNWNSSSGGASEGTNWSSNEGQNETSNDGGGGRGGYRGRGSSDRGGFRGRGFRGRGERGGFGGRGRSDNEGFGGRDRGFGGGRGRGRNDRPGGWNNSRDSGEDGSSCWKNNSGSGAWIQNSGDKKDGGCWSHENAADKERSSNAGGGSNKPWQSWTSASDGASGGWNSDGPGQGTEDKGSAGWAKGTDSGGAKGTDSGAGWAKGTDSGAGWAKGTDSGAGWAKGTDSGAGWAKGTESAPDKGQSSSWNESAANGAAGSWDKKNDSGSKGGW; encoded by the exons ATGACGAACAAGGGCAAAGCAAACGGAAAGGGTAAAGCTCCCGCCGGGAAAGATTCCGACGGAAAACGCAAGCGCGGTTACGACGATGACAAGACAGGCGGCCTCAAGAGGAAGAATCGAGGAGTCGTTCAGTTCTTCGATGAAGAAGCAGCTGACATCGACGATAGCGAAGAGAGTGACTACAGTGATTTGAGCGATG ATTCTTATGAAGATGAATTTGAGACTTTGTCAACAAGGAATGTGTCAGATAAGGGTCAGAGTAGCTTCCCATTTTCCCCTAAACAGGAGCTTGTAGATGAAGTAGAATATGATAGAATGGTGGAAGAACGAGTTGGTTCTAGGTTTTACACTTTTGCTGGTGATGATGAGTTTGAGGATAAACCAATGGATCAGAGTTCTTTACATCATGCTCTTAAGGAATCAGTTCCAACCATATGGAAAGTTAAATGCACT GTTGGACGTGAGAGGCTTTCTGCTATCTGTTTGATGCAGAAGTTTGTTCACCTGAAATCACTTGATACTAAATTGCAAATAATATCTGCCTTTGCTGTAGATCACATGAAAGGATATGTTTACATTGAAGCTGAAAGGCAATGTGATATAAATGAG GCATGTAAAGGGATAACTGGTATCTATGCTACTCGGGTGCAACCTGTTCCGAGAAATGAAGTTTTTCATCTGTTCTCTTTTAAAATTAAAAAACCCGAAATTTCTGAGGGCATGTGGGGTCGCGTAAAAGCCGGTAATTACAAGGGGGACTTAGCACAG GTTGTAGCAGTGAATAATACGCGCAAAAAAGTTACCGTGAAGCTGATTCCAAGAGTAGACCTACAGGCTCTGGCTGCCAAATTT GGTGGAGGATGTCGCCAAAAAAACTCGGTACCAGCACCAAGATTAATCAGCTCCAGTGAACTTGA GGAGTTCCGACCTCTGATCCAAATTAGACGTGACCAGGACACAGGCAAGGTTTTTCAGGTTCTTGACGGCTTGCTCCTCAAAGATGGATATGTATATAAGAAAGTACCTCCTGATTCATTAAGTTTTTGGGGTGTTGTTCCCACTGAGGAGGAGCAATTAAAGTTCGGGTCTTCCGAAAACAATGAATCAAATGATATGGAGTGGCTCTCTAATATTTATGGTGACACAAAGAAAAAACGGGTAATAACAGCTGACAAAGGCGATGGCAAAGGAGAGGGCTCATCAGGTTCAGGAAAAGATTTTGAATTATTCGCTCTTGTGTGTTTTCG CAAAAAGGACTTTGGTGTGATAATAAGCACGGATAAAGATGGTACTTACAAG ATTCTACGAGAGGGTTCAGAAGGACCTGCTGCTGTAACTGTTGAACGAAACGAAATAAAAAGTGCGCTGTGTGATCTTAAACTTAGTGCCCAAGACCTGCACAATAAGACTATAATTGTTAATGATAACATTAAGGTTCTGGAGGGTCCATCCCAG GGTAAACAAGGTGTAGTTAGGCATATCTATCGAGGGATTGTTTTTGTGTATGATGGAAATGAGGAAGAAAATGGTGGTTACTTCACAGCTAAAGCTATTATGTGTGAGAAAGTCAAGCTTGCTGTTGGTGATTTCAGTGGAACGGGAAAG GATGGTGAACCAGGCCCTTTAGTCTTTGATGATCAACCATCATCACCAAGGTCACCACTGTCACCGAAAAAGCCATGGCAAACAAGAGAAAGTGATCGCCAGT TTAACCGTGGGGACAGTGACAGCTTGTTTGCTATTGGCCAGACCTTGAGAATTAGGATAGGTCCTTTGAAGGGCTACCTCTGCCGTGTCACTGGCATACGCCGCTCTGATGTTACTGTGAAACTAGATTCTCAACAAAAGTTTCTTACAG TTAAATCCGAGCACCTTTCTGTGGTTCAAGGGAAGAGTACTGCAGTGTCAACAAG TGATGATCCAGATTCGAGTTCATTGAAGCCATTTGATTTGCTGGGTGGCGCTGAAGGCGGTTCTGGAG GTTGGATGAATAGTAATGCGGGAACGTCCACCGGAGGCGGTGGATGGAATGCGGGAGAAACCTCCACCGGAGGCGGTGGTTGGAATGCTGGACAAACCTCCACTGGCGGCGGTGGTTGGAATTCTGGACAAACCTCCACTGGAGGCGGTGGATGGAATGCTGGAGAAACGTCAGCTGAAAG GAGTGCATGGTCTAACCCTTCAGCTCCAAGTTCTGTG CCAGGGTCTACCTCGGATCCCCCCAGCTCTCACGGTAATACAGAAGATAACGGCTGGGGCACTAAAAATACTTCAACTCCAAAGCCCTCGTGGGGTGCTGCAGAGAACACGCGAGTCACATCTGAGCCTGATCAGTCTGGTGGCTGGGGAAAAGGTGGAGGCAGTTCGGGTCAGGCAGAGCTTAACGACGATCAGAATACTGCCTGGGGCACTACAAGTACTTCAACTCCAAAGCCCTCATGGGGTGCTGCAGTGAACACTGGAACCACATCTGAACCAGATCAATCTGGTGGATGGGGAAAAGGTGGAGGCAGCTCGGGTCAGGCAGAGCTTAATGACAATCAGAATACTTCCTGGGGCACTAAAAGCACTTCAACTCCGAAGCCCTCATGGGGCGCTCCAGTGAACACTGGAACCACATCTGAGCCAGATCAATCTGGTGGATGGGGTAAAG GTGGAGGCAGCTCGGGTCAGGCAGAGCTTAATGACAATCAGAATACTTCTTGGGGAACTAAAAGTTCTTCAACTCCGAAGCCCTCATGGGGTGCTGCAGTGAACACTGGAACCACATCTGAGCCAGATCAATCTGGTGGATGGGGAAAAAGTGGAGGCAGCTCGGGTCAGGCAGTTCTTAACGACAATCAAAATACTTCCTGGGGCACTAAAAGTACTTCAACTCCGAAGCCCTCATGGGGTGCTGCAGTGAACACTGGAACCACATCTGAGCCAGATCAATCTGGTGGATGGGGAAAAGGTGGAGGCAACTCAGGTCAGGAAGAGCTTAATGACAATCAGAATACTTCCTGGGGAACTAAAAGTACTTCCACTCCGAAGCCCTCATGGGGTGCTGCAGTGAACACTGGAACCACATCTGAGCCAGATCAATCTGGTGGATGGGGCAAGAAAAGCGAATGGAGCTCGGGAAACAGTGGAAGCCAAGCTTCAGATGTGAACAAAAGTAAATGGAATTCTGGTAATTCTGATCCCCAATCTCAAGATTCAAATTGGGGAAAGAAAAGCAACTGGAATTCTAGTTCTGGTGGTGCAAGTGAAGGCACTAATTGGAGTAGCAATGAAGGTCAAAATGAAACTTCTAATGACGGAGGTGGGGGGAGGGGAGGTTACCGTGGTAGAGGTTCCTCTGATAGAGGTGGCTTTAGAGGTAGAGGGTTTCGGGGTAGAGGAGAACGTGGGGGCTTTGGTGGTAGAGGTAGATCAGATAACGAAGGTTTTGGTGGTAGAGACAGAGGATTCGGAGGAGGCAGAGGCCGTGGAAGGAATGACCGACCTGGTGGTTGGAACAATAGTCGCGATTCTGGCGAGGATGGATCCTCTTGCTGGAAGAATAATAGTGGGTCTGGGGCTTGGATCCAGAATAGTGGTGACAAGAAGGATGGAGGGTGCTGGAGCCATGAAAATGCAGCAGATAAGGAGCGTTCAAGTAATGCTGGAGGTGGGAGTAATAAGCCGTGGCAGAGCTGGACTTCAGCAAGTGATGGAGCTAGCGGTGGTTGGAACAGTGATGGGCCAGGACAGGGGACAGAGGATAAAGGCAGTGCTGGCTGGGCAAAGGGAACGGATTCTGGAGGGGCAAAGGGAACAGATTCCGGAGCTGGATGGGCAAAGGGAACGGATTCCGGAGCTGGATGGGCAAAGGGAACGGATTCTGGTGCTGGATGGGCAAAGGGAACAGATTCTGGTGCTGGCTGGGCAAAGGGAACCGAATCTGCTCCAGATAAGGGTCAATCTTCTAGTTGGAATGAATCTGCAGCAAATG GTGCTGCAGGTTCGTGGGACAAGAAAAATGACAGTGGTAGCAAAGGTGGATGGTAA
- the LOC127098453 gene encoding protein RNA-directed DNA methylation 3 isoform X1 yields the protein MTNKGKANGKGKAPAGKDSDGKRKRGYDDDKTGGLKRKNRGVVQFFDEEAADIDDSEESDYSDLSDDSYEDEFETLSTRNVSDKGQSSFPFSPKQELVDEVEYDRMVEERVGSRFYTFAGDDEFEDKPMDQSSLHHALKESVPTIWKVKCTVGRERLSAICLMQKFVHLKSLDTKLQIISAFAVDHMKGYVYIEAERQCDINEACKGITGIYATRVQPVPRNEVFHLFSFKIKKPEISEGMWGRVKAGNYKGDLAQVVAVNNTRKKVTVKLIPRVDLQALAAKFGGGCRQKNSVPAPRLISSSELEEFRPLIQIRRDQDTGKVFQVLDGLLLKDGYVYKKVPPDSLSFWGVVPTEEEQLKFGSSENNESNDMEWLSNIYGDTKKKRVITADKGDGKGEGSSGSGKDFELFALVCFRKKDFGVIISTDKDGTYKILREGSEGPAAVTVERNEIKSALCDLKLSAQDLHNKTIIVNDNIKVLEGPSQGKQGVVRHIYRGIVFVYDGNEEENGGYFTAKAIMCEKVKLAVGDFSGTGKDGEPGPLVFDDQPSSPRSPLSPKKPWQTRESDRQFNRGDSDSLFAIGQTLRIRIGPLKGYLCRVTGIRRSDVTVKLDSQQKFLTVKSEHLSVVQGKSTAVSTSDDPDSSSLKPFDLLGGAEGGSGGWMNSNAGTSTGGGGWNAGETSTGGGGWNAGQTSTGGGGWNSGQTSTGGGGWNAGETSAERSAWSNPSAPSSVPGSTSDPPSSHGNTEDNGWGTKNTSTPKPSWGAAENTRVTSEPDQSGGWGKGGGSSGQAELNDDQNTAWGTTSTSTPKPSWGAAVNTGTTSEPDQSGGWGKGGGSSGQAELNDNQNTSWGTKSTSTPKPSWGAPVNTGTTSEPDQSGGWGKGGGSSGQAELNDNQNTSWGTKSTSTPKPSWDAAVNTGTTSEPDQSGGWGKGGGSSGQAELNDNQNTSWGTKSSSTPKPSWGAAVNTGTTSEPDQSGGWGKSGGSSGQAVLNDNQNTSWGTKSTSTPKPSWGAAVNTGTTSEPDQSGGWGKGGGNSGQEELNDNQNTSWGTKSTSTPKPSWGAAVNTGTTSEPDQSGGWGKKSEWSSGNSGSQASDVNKSKWNSGNSDPQSQDSNWGKKSNWNSSSGGASEGTNWSSNEGQNETSNDGGGGRGGYRGRGSSDRGGFRGRGFRGRGERGGFGGRGRSDNEGFGGRDRGFGGGRGRGRNDRPGGWNNSRDSGEDGSSCWKNNSGSGAWIQNSGDKKDGGCWSHENAADKERSSNAGGGSNKPWQSWTSASDGASGGWNSDGPGQGTEDKGSAGWAKGTDSGGAKGTDSGAGWAKGTDSGAGWAKGTDSGAGWAKGTDSGAGWAKGTESAPDKGQSSSWNESAANGAAGSWDKKNDSGSKGGW from the exons ATGACGAACAAGGGCAAAGCAAACGGAAAGGGTAAAGCTCCCGCCGGGAAAGATTCCGACGGAAAACGCAAGCGCGGTTACGACGATGACAAGACAGGCGGCCTCAAGAGGAAGAATCGAGGAGTCGTTCAGTTCTTCGATGAAGAAGCAGCTGACATCGACGATAGCGAAGAGAGTGACTACAGTGATTTGAGCGATG ATTCTTATGAAGATGAATTTGAGACTTTGTCAACAAGGAATGTGTCAGATAAGGGTCAGAGTAGCTTCCCATTTTCCCCTAAACAGGAGCTTGTAGATGAAGTAGAATATGATAGAATGGTGGAAGAACGAGTTGGTTCTAGGTTTTACACTTTTGCTGGTGATGATGAGTTTGAGGATAAACCAATGGATCAGAGTTCTTTACATCATGCTCTTAAGGAATCAGTTCCAACCATATGGAAAGTTAAATGCACT GTTGGACGTGAGAGGCTTTCTGCTATCTGTTTGATGCAGAAGTTTGTTCACCTGAAATCACTTGATACTAAATTGCAAATAATATCTGCCTTTGCTGTAGATCACATGAAAGGATATGTTTACATTGAAGCTGAAAGGCAATGTGATATAAATGAG GCATGTAAAGGGATAACTGGTATCTATGCTACTCGGGTGCAACCTGTTCCGAGAAATGAAGTTTTTCATCTGTTCTCTTTTAAAATTAAAAAACCCGAAATTTCTGAGGGCATGTGGGGTCGCGTAAAAGCCGGTAATTACAAGGGGGACTTAGCACAG GTTGTAGCAGTGAATAATACGCGCAAAAAAGTTACCGTGAAGCTGATTCCAAGAGTAGACCTACAGGCTCTGGCTGCCAAATTT GGTGGAGGATGTCGCCAAAAAAACTCGGTACCAGCACCAAGATTAATCAGCTCCAGTGAACTTGA GGAGTTCCGACCTCTGATCCAAATTAGACGTGACCAGGACACAGGCAAGGTTTTTCAGGTTCTTGACGGCTTGCTCCTCAAAGATGGATATGTATATAAGAAAGTACCTCCTGATTCATTAAGTTTTTGGGGTGTTGTTCCCACTGAGGAGGAGCAATTAAAGTTCGGGTCTTCCGAAAACAATGAATCAAATGATATGGAGTGGCTCTCTAATATTTATGGTGACACAAAGAAAAAACGGGTAATAACAGCTGACAAAGGCGATGGCAAAGGAGAGGGCTCATCAGGTTCAGGAAAAGATTTTGAATTATTCGCTCTTGTGTGTTTTCG CAAAAAGGACTTTGGTGTGATAATAAGCACGGATAAAGATGGTACTTACAAG ATTCTACGAGAGGGTTCAGAAGGACCTGCTGCTGTAACTGTTGAACGAAACGAAATAAAAAGTGCGCTGTGTGATCTTAAACTTAGTGCCCAAGACCTGCACAATAAGACTATAATTGTTAATGATAACATTAAGGTTCTGGAGGGTCCATCCCAG GGTAAACAAGGTGTAGTTAGGCATATCTATCGAGGGATTGTTTTTGTGTATGATGGAAATGAGGAAGAAAATGGTGGTTACTTCACAGCTAAAGCTATTATGTGTGAGAAAGTCAAGCTTGCTGTTGGTGATTTCAGTGGAACGGGAAAG GATGGTGAACCAGGCCCTTTAGTCTTTGATGATCAACCATCATCACCAAGGTCACCACTGTCACCGAAAAAGCCATGGCAAACAAGAGAAAGTGATCGCCAGT TTAACCGTGGGGACAGTGACAGCTTGTTTGCTATTGGCCAGACCTTGAGAATTAGGATAGGTCCTTTGAAGGGCTACCTCTGCCGTGTCACTGGCATACGCCGCTCTGATGTTACTGTGAAACTAGATTCTCAACAAAAGTTTCTTACAG TTAAATCCGAGCACCTTTCTGTGGTTCAAGGGAAGAGTACTGCAGTGTCAACAAG TGATGATCCAGATTCGAGTTCATTGAAGCCATTTGATTTGCTGGGTGGCGCTGAAGGCGGTTCTGGAG GTTGGATGAATAGTAATGCGGGAACGTCCACCGGAGGCGGTGGATGGAATGCGGGAGAAACCTCCACCGGAGGCGGTGGTTGGAATGCTGGACAAACCTCCACTGGCGGCGGTGGTTGGAATTCTGGACAAACCTCCACTGGAGGCGGTGGATGGAATGCTGGAGAAACGTCAGCTGAAAG GAGTGCATGGTCTAACCCTTCAGCTCCAAGTTCTGTG CCAGGGTCTACCTCGGATCCCCCCAGCTCTCACGGTAATACAGAAGATAACGGCTGGGGCACTAAAAATACTTCAACTCCAAAGCCCTCGTGGGGTGCTGCAGAGAACACGCGAGTCACATCTGAGCCTGATCAGTCTGGTGGCTGGGGAAAAGGTGGAGGCAGTTCGGGTCAGGCAGAGCTTAACGACGATCAGAATACTGCCTGGGGCACTACAAGTACTTCAACTCCAAAGCCCTCATGGGGTGCTGCAGTGAACACTGGAACCACATCTGAACCAGATCAATCTGGTGGATGGGGAAAAGGTGGAGGCAGCTCGGGTCAGGCAGAGCTTAATGACAATCAGAATACTTCCTGGGGCACTAAAAGCACTTCAACTCCGAAGCCCTCATGGGGCGCTCCAGTGAACACTGGAACCACATCTGAGCCAGATCAATCTGGTGGATGGGGTAAAGGTGGAGGTAGCTCGGGTCAGGCAGAGCTTAATGACAATCAGAATACTTCCTGGGGCACTAAAAGCACTTCAACTCCGAAGCCCTCATGGGACGCCGCAGTGAACACTGGAACCACATCTGAGCCAGATCAATCTGGTGGATGGGGAAAAGGTGGAGGCAGCTCGGGTCAGGCAGAGCTTAATGACAATCAGAATACTTCTTGGGGAACTAAAAGTTCTTCAACTCCGAAGCCCTCATGGGGTGCTGCAGTGAACACTGGAACCACATCTGAGCCAGATCAATCTGGTGGATGGGGAAAAAGTGGAGGCAGCTCGGGTCAGGCAGTTCTTAACGACAATCAAAATACTTCCTGGGGCACTAAAAGTACTTCAACTCCGAAGCCCTCATGGGGTGCTGCAGTGAACACTGGAACCACATCTGAGCCAGATCAATCTGGTGGATGGGGAAAAGGTGGAGGCAACTCAGGTCAGGAAGAGCTTAATGACAATCAGAATACTTCCTGGGGAACTAAAAGTACTTCCACTCCGAAGCCCTCATGGGGTGCTGCAGTGAACACTGGAACCACATCTGAGCCAGATCAATCTGGTGGATGGGGCAAGAAAAGCGAATGGAGCTCGGGAAACAGTGGAAGCCAAGCTTCAGATGTGAACAAAAGTAAATGGAATTCTGGTAATTCTGATCCCCAATCTCAAGATTCAAATTGGGGAAAGAAAAGCAACTGGAATTCTAGTTCTGGTGGTGCAAGTGAAGGCACTAATTGGAGTAGCAATGAAGGTCAAAATGAAACTTCTAATGACGGAGGTGGGGGGAGGGGAGGTTACCGTGGTAGAGGTTCCTCTGATAGAGGTGGCTTTAGAGGTAGAGGGTTTCGGGGTAGAGGAGAACGTGGGGGCTTTGGTGGTAGAGGTAGATCAGATAACGAAGGTTTTGGTGGTAGAGACAGAGGATTCGGAGGAGGCAGAGGCCGTGGAAGGAATGACCGACCTGGTGGTTGGAACAATAGTCGCGATTCTGGCGAGGATGGATCCTCTTGCTGGAAGAATAATAGTGGGTCTGGGGCTTGGATCCAGAATAGTGGTGACAAGAAGGATGGAGGGTGCTGGAGCCATGAAAATGCAGCAGATAAGGAGCGTTCAAGTAATGCTGGAGGTGGGAGTAATAAGCCGTGGCAGAGCTGGACTTCAGCAAGTGATGGAGCTAGCGGTGGTTGGAACAGTGATGGGCCAGGACAGGGGACAGAGGATAAAGGCAGTGCTGGCTGGGCAAAGGGAACGGATTCTGGAGGGGCAAAGGGAACAGATTCCGGAGCTGGATGGGCAAAGGGAACGGATTCCGGAGCTGGATGGGCAAAGGGAACGGATTCTGGTGCTGGATGGGCAAAGGGAACAGATTCTGGTGCTGGCTGGGCAAAGGGAACCGAATCTGCTCCAGATAAGGGTCAATCTTCTAGTTGGAATGAATCTGCAGCAAATG GTGCTGCAGGTTCGTGGGACAAGAAAAATGACAGTGGTAGCAAAGGTGGATGGTAA